Within Spinacia oleracea cultivar Varoflay chromosome 4, BTI_SOV_V1, whole genome shotgun sequence, the genomic segment CAAATTTGAATACATAGGTGCAAGATTTGGATGACATAAAAGGTGTTATAGTCTTGTAATTTAGGGCTAACACACGATGatcaaattgattttttttcgaacaaaaaaaactagtttgaaattgtgtttttttttttgaaaaatatttttcatATAAACTCATTTATCACTGGAAAATCTTTACGCCAAATCATACATAAATTTATTTTGGTACTCCAATACTCATACTCATAGTAGTGATTTTCAATTCCAATGTTAACATATTTTAATTTGCTGTTTTGTGATGTTGTTAAACTTGAAAGTATGGAGACAATTCTGGAGAAGTATGAGAGGTATTCTTATGCGGAGAGACGGCTAACTTCTAATGATCCAGACTCACAGGTACTGAATACATATATTCTACAGTATGTCTCCTGTGTGACCaaccacaccatcaacttgatggtgtgacatgCGCGCGTAACTCCCTCACGTGTAGCTACTATGGAGAAGGTGTTACTTATACGTTatattcgttgttacttttttttgtctttagttttcttgttttattgcagtttattgaatttcatgttagaggttccttgtatagactgatGTTACTTCATTTtttatgttggtgttacttttagttattgtAGTTTATTTGATTTCATGTTAGATGTTTTTTTTATAGACACTAGACTTTCTATGTTGGTATTACTTGACTTtatatgctggtgttacttgactttctatgctggAGGTCTGATTTAGTAAggttaattatttatctaaaaATAAATGTTTCACCCGTAATTACAGAAACAATTAATAATGTTCTCAAGCAGTATTTTGTTTCTGTAATTATTGTTCCCACAATTTTCATCAACTTCTGTTTTTATGAATTTTATATATATGTAATGACTATATGTAGGTGAACTGGAGCTTTGACTTCGCCAAACTGAAATCCAGGCTTGAACTTCTACATAGGAATCACAGGTATACATGGTGAAATTACTTATGTATGTAACATAATATTTGTTACACGTACCATTTTGTGTTAACTAGGGTGATCTTGATCCGTATTTGCTAAGTGCCCTTAATTTTGTGTTACGTGTAAAATGAtgagaatatattatgtatgtTATGTGTAATCGATCAGGCACTACTTAGGACAAGAGTTGGACTCACTCAACATCAAAGAACTCCAAAGCTTAGAGCAACAACTTGATACTGCTCTCAAAAATATTCGATCTAAGAaggtattttcattttttttttatttttttttttctagatgAGTATTTCATACTTTTATGCAATTTACTAGATTAATTTGatgaaaataaaatagtttgtaatttgtttgaattgcatgacaGAATCAATTGATGCATGAGTCTATCTCGGAGCTCCAGAAGAAGGTAAATTCCTCTTTACTCGATCATCTATAAGTAATACTACTATATTTATTACATATAAGTTGTATCAGTGTTTAAGCACACAATGCATGCGCGACATTTTATATAAATATTGTAATTTTATACAGAACACTAAGTGTAATTGTAGGTTCACTAAACATttcttaaaataatatttggtatatacttataaatattattaacgTTAATTAACGGGGTAGTATATATAGATGATTAGGGTTAGAATTTTTCAACCCATAACattgtaaataattaataaatgggTGAAATTTCATTGAGAAGTTCTCAAATCATTTATTGTCATCATATCATACTCATCACGAACACAAACACGACCTGACAAGACGACTTGGTTTGTGCACTCTTGTTACTACCTTACATAAGTAGCACTAATTATAGATGCTTTTATTTGCAGGAGAGGGCAATGCAGGTGCACAACAATATGCTGGCAAAAAAGGTACTACTTGTACTAATTGAGTAAATTGAccatatactacgtatatacGAAAGTACTAATTAATTACGAGAATGTATAAATTCGAAGTTTTGGTAGATCGATTGATATGAATATCAATGATATGCAGATCAAGGATAAAGGAAAAAATGTGGTGCAAGAAGTGCAACGAAGCCAACAAATGCAGTGGCAgtggcagcagcagcagcagcaaccacaacaacaacagTCGTTGGCACAAAACCATCAAGGTGTTTCCGATGCATCGGGTTTCTTGCTTCCACCTCCACCTCCCTCTTTCAACATGGGGtaatttttcttaatttatccTTTGTTTAATTCCTCTATATATTCACCATTATTAGTAGCTTGTATAGTCCGTACAATATTACCGAAGCTCTGTATTTTTGGGATGTACTTCGTACCAAAAGCTATCTTCCGCGTGTCCTGAtttacaataatattattgtgtgTTGTACTTGTGGCTTAGTAAagtaagataagataagataagataagataagataagataagataaaataagttaagttaaaggccgataagataagataagataagtcaACTTCAGGTGGAGAGAACACTACCTACGTAATAAGGTGGGAGTAGAGGTAAGAGCTCAATAGTACAAAAATCTTATATATATGACGGTTTTATGTATAAGATCATTTTTTTACCAAATATATAAACTTTGTAATCAAATACTTGTGttctattattattaattacactCTTCAATCAAGTAGACGTTGTACTTTTATGATCACATAGTTATAGTtacaaattaatttttaatgttGACATCGGC encodes:
- the LOC110775822 gene encoding truncated transcription factor CAULIFLOWER A isoform X2, whose amino-acid sequence is MGRGRVQLKKIENKINRQVTFSKRRSGLVKKAHEISVLCDAEVALIVFSHREKLFEYSSDSAMETILEKYERYSYAERRLTSNDPDSQVNWSFDFAKLKSRLELLHRNHRHYLGQELDSLNIKELQSLEQQLDTALKNIRSKKNQLMHESISELQKKMLLFAGEGNAGAQQYAGKKRSRIKEKMWCKKCNEANKCSGSGSSSSSNHNNNSRWHKTIKVFPMHRVSCFHLHLPLSTWVVHTKVRLVEKKGGTILI
- the LOC110775822 gene encoding truncated transcription factor CAULIFLOWER A isoform X1, giving the protein MGRGRVQLKKIENKINRQVTFSKRRSGLVKKAHEISVLCDAEVALIVFSHREKLFEYSSDSAMETILEKYERYSYAERRLTSNDPDSQVNWSFDFAKLKSRLELLHRNHRHYLGQELDSLNIKELQSLEQQLDTALKNIRSKKNQLMHESISELQKKERAMQVHNNMLAKKIKDKGKNVVQEVQRSQQMQWQWQQQQQQPQQQQSLAQNHQGVSDASGFLLPPPPPSFNMGGAYQGEVGGEERRNDLDLTLEPIYSMPNDEMLY